One Halosegnis longus DNA window includes the following coding sequences:
- a CDS encoding J domain-containing protein yields MLADIVAATPEWVRLGLAAGGVATVAIAGIFIAGVRLFPTEPRQSDRQFDGDGRRRSEIRAYLDSIGERYVEDHAVAEESVAFYLPARDVAITFDPRTFYRLGETQTHPVLVEYEMPSVNLGYRLPFVTPEPERDRDRREQYQREMAESAGDHRPTRDAYETLGVPATASETEIRTAYRNRVKEVHPDHGGDEESFRRVQEAYATATQQTA; encoded by the coding sequence GTGCTCGCAGACATCGTCGCCGCCACCCCCGAGTGGGTCCGTCTCGGTCTCGCCGCCGGCGGCGTCGCGACGGTCGCTATCGCCGGCATCTTCATCGCCGGCGTGCGACTCTTCCCGACCGAACCCCGACAGTCGGACCGGCAGTTCGACGGTGACGGCCGCCGTCGCAGCGAGATTCGCGCGTACCTCGACTCCATCGGCGAACGCTACGTCGAGGACCACGCAGTTGCGGAGGAATCTGTGGCCTTCTATCTGCCCGCTCGGGACGTGGCAATCACCTTCGACCCGCGCACGTTCTACCGACTCGGCGAGACACAGACGCACCCGGTGCTCGTCGAGTACGAGATGCCGAGCGTGAACCTGGGGTATCGGCTCCCGTTCGTGACGCCCGAACCGGAACGCGACCGCGACCGCCGCGAGCAGTACCAGCGCGAGATGGCCGAGTCCGCCGGCGACCACCGGCCGACGCGCGACGCCTACGAGACGCTGGGCGTTCCGGCGACGGCCTCGGAGACGGAGATTCGGACCGCCTACCGGAACCGGGTGAAGGAGGTCCACCCCGACCACGGCGGTGACGAGGAGTCGTTCCGCCGGGTGCAGGAGGCGTACGCGACGGCGACACAACAGACAGCATGA
- a CDS encoding DUF7839 domain-containing protein produces the protein MVEVLETKRAATTFRVLTAVAERGPAVNQEEIAEAVGVTSQAVSEYISDLADRGFVEKEARSRYRVTNEGVDWLFQQANDVRRFADHVTDDVLGSVQEDAAVATAEIEEGETVSLSIEAGLLHATPGETGPATGVATTDASEGTVVGVTNFAGVIDLEPGEVTVYQVPPVRAGTAPDIETLTAARSAEVVAADGVEAVVALREAGIEPDVTVAAGEVAADAAGRGMDVIVVVSADRTGRVTDALRDSGLAYEVTDA, from the coding sequence ATGGTCGAGGTTCTCGAAACCAAGCGGGCGGCGACGACGTTCCGCGTGTTGACCGCTGTCGCGGAGCGGGGGCCGGCCGTGAATCAGGAGGAAATCGCCGAGGCCGTCGGCGTCACCTCACAGGCCGTCTCCGAGTACATCAGCGACCTCGCCGACCGCGGGTTCGTCGAGAAGGAGGCCCGCTCGCGGTATCGGGTGACGAACGAGGGGGTCGACTGGCTGTTCCAGCAGGCCAACGACGTGCGCCGGTTTGCCGACCACGTCACCGACGACGTGCTCGGCTCCGTCCAAGAGGACGCCGCCGTCGCGACGGCGGAAATCGAGGAGGGCGAGACCGTCTCCTTGTCCATCGAGGCGGGACTGCTCCACGCGACGCCGGGCGAGACCGGACCCGCGACGGGGGTCGCGACCACCGACGCGAGCGAGGGGACGGTCGTCGGCGTCACCAACTTCGCGGGCGTCATCGACCTGGAGCCGGGGGAGGTGACGGTGTATCAGGTTCCGCCCGTGCGGGCGGGAACAGCGCCGGACATCGAGACGCTCACGGCCGCTCGCTCCGCCGAGGTCGTCGCCGCCGACGGGGTGGAGGCGGTCGTCGCGCTCCGAGAGGCCGGCATCGAGCCGGACGTGACCGTCGCCGCTGGCGAGGTCGCCGCGGACGCCGCTGGCCGCGGGATGGATGTCATCGTCGTCGTGAGCGCCGACCGAACCGGGCGTGTGACCGACGCGCTCCGGGACAGCGGGCTCGCGTACGAAGTCACCGACGCCTGA
- a CDS encoding metallophosphoesterase yields the protein MERTYRDRAVYLPAAGTLVLSDLHIGRDESSNLELRVGEHGDLTARFERLLARFSPEEVVVAGDFLHSFSTLPRGVAETVRELKTACRETGARLVVTPGNHDAMLDAVWDGPTHSEYRVGDWVVCHGHEEPTADAEGYIVGHDHPAIDIEGQRRPCYLAGAGVYGDSDLLMLPAFTRLAGGVEVNAMYARHFDSPLVETTAPLQPVVRDPDADETLTFPPLNEFRRLL from the coding sequence ATGGAGCGGACGTACCGCGACCGCGCCGTCTACCTCCCCGCCGCCGGGACGCTCGTCCTCTCGGATCTGCATATCGGTCGCGACGAGTCCTCGAATCTGGAGCTTCGGGTCGGCGAGCACGGCGACCTCACGGCGCGATTCGAGCGGCTGCTCGCGCGGTTCTCGCCCGAGGAGGTCGTCGTCGCCGGCGACTTTCTCCACTCCTTCTCGACGCTTCCCCGCGGGGTGGCGGAGACGGTTCGTGAACTCAAAACCGCGTGTCGGGAGACCGGCGCACGACTCGTCGTCACCCCCGGCAACCACGACGCGATGCTGGATGCGGTGTGGGACGGCCCGACCCACTCGGAATACCGAGTCGGCGACTGGGTCGTATGTCACGGCCACGAGGAGCCGACGGCCGACGCGGAGGGGTACATCGTCGGCCACGACCACCCGGCAATCGACATCGAGGGGCAGCGCCGCCCCTGCTATCTCGCCGGCGCAGGCGTCTACGGCGACAGCGACCTCCTGATGTTGCCCGCATTCACGCGACTCGCGGGCGGCGTCGAGGTGAACGCGATGTACGCCCGCCACTTCGACTCGCCGCTCGTGGAGACGACCGCGCCGCTTCAGCCGGTCGTGCGCGACCCCGACGCCGACGAGACGCTGACGTTTCCGCCCCTGAACGAGTTTCGCCGGCTGCTGTGA
- a CDS encoding DUF429 domain-containing protein, protein MYHGIDFSGAARPGDDIWLASARPTGDGLRLDACQSASERFDTTGREAVLDALRAWLADVEGVAGLDVSFGLPRVLVPADASESWRAFLRWFAATFADADGKSMQAALKQRARASDADGIELKRLTDGPTGASSPYSFITRYQTLHGIRDVLAPLVLDGQVSVEPMAPSEGPTLCEIYPAATLGGLGLPDEQYKGNKHDGERARREQIVAGLREWGVAMDDALAARLVDESGGDALDAVVGTVAVARAVEDDFAVEEERYDPLEGYIYA, encoded by the coding sequence GTGTACCACGGTATCGACTTCAGCGGCGCGGCCCGCCCCGGCGACGACATCTGGCTCGCGAGCGCCCGCCCGACGGGCGACGGACTCCGACTCGACGCCTGCCAGTCGGCGAGCGAGCGATTCGATACGACCGGGCGCGAGGCCGTCCTCGATGCGTTGCGTGCGTGGCTCGCCGACGTGGAGGGTGTCGCCGGGCTGGACGTGTCCTTCGGTCTCCCGCGCGTGCTCGTCCCCGCCGACGCCAGCGAGTCGTGGCGAGCGTTCCTCCGGTGGTTCGCGGCTACCTTCGCTGATGCCGACGGGAAGTCGATGCAGGCTGCCCTGAAGCAGCGTGCGCGGGCCAGCGACGCCGACGGCATCGAACTCAAGCGACTGACCGACGGCCCGACCGGCGCTTCCTCACCCTACTCGTTCATCACGCGCTACCAGACGCTTCACGGGATTCGCGACGTGCTCGCGCCGCTGGTCCTCGACGGGCAGGTGAGCGTCGAGCCGATGGCTCCGAGCGAGGGACCGACGCTGTGTGAAATCTATCCCGCGGCGACCCTCGGAGGGCTTGGGCTCCCTGACGAACAGTACAAGGGGAACAAACACGACGGCGAACGCGCTCGCCGCGAGCAAATCGTCGCCGGCCTGCGCGAGTGGGGCGTGGCGATGGACGACGCGCTGGCCGCCCGACTCGTCGACGAGTCGGGCGGTGACGCGCTCGATGCCGTCGTCGGGACGGTGGCCGTCGCGCGGGCCGTCGAAGACGACTTTGCCGTCGAAGAGGAACGATACGATCCGCTTGAGGGTTACATCTACGCTTAG
- a CDS encoding TspO/MBR family protein, whose amino-acid sequence MQQQTDSGGLSVPNGRDLLTAAAFVVGVNAVGALPAVFVGSDTAWIDKPAFFPPELAFPVVWTLLFTLLGVALYRVWRTPESTARSRALALFAGQFAVNLVWTPVFFGLRTPVAGLAIIAVLWVAILATIRAIERVDRPAAALLLPYLAWVSFATVLNAAIAF is encoded by the coding sequence ATGCAACAGCAGACAGACAGCGGCGGCCTGTCGGTGCCGAACGGACGCGACCTCCTGACGGCGGCCGCCTTCGTCGTCGGCGTGAACGCGGTCGGCGCGCTGCCCGCGGTCTTCGTCGGCTCCGACACTGCATGGATTGACAAGCCGGCCTTCTTCCCGCCCGAGCTGGCGTTTCCGGTCGTCTGGACGCTGCTGTTCACGCTGCTCGGCGTCGCCCTCTACCGGGTGTGGCGGACCCCCGAGAGTACTGCTCGGTCGCGCGCGCTGGCGCTGTTCGCCGGACAGTTCGCGGTTAATCTCGTGTGGACGCCGGTGTTCTTCGGTCTCCGCACGCCGGTCGCCGGGCTCGCTATCATCGCCGTGTTGTGGGTCGCGATTCTCGCCACGATACGCGCCATCGAGCGCGTTGACCGGCCGGCGGCCGCGCTCTTGCTCCCGTATCTCGCGTGGGTCTCCTTCGCGACGGTGTTGAACGCCGCCATCGCGTTCTAA
- a CDS encoding radical SAM protein, with amino-acid sequence MTDPATLSVTLVDGYVDEPAHFGVPPYISTYPRYTAGALVDAGVPESQITYHTIDELRDEKSKWRDVEDADLFIYVGGMTVPGSYVGGTPAEPDEVRELAWTADGTTLMGGPVRFGVGEENAGAQDMERDDLDFDYLAMADVEAAAYDLVHGGLAGFEDRYRSNEELARWAADGAFVIEQHPNHPDYLICEMETSRGCAYRCSFCTEPMYGDPAFRSVDAVTGEVAALYDRGARHFRLGRQADILAYGGDGEAPNPDALHDLYAGIREVAPDLETLHLDNMNPVTIVDYPEQSREAIRTIAKYNTAGDTAAFGLESADPLVQEQNNLLVTADECLEAVRIVNEEGGWRPGESPEDAPSFGEGSANRLPKLLPGINLVHGLMGERPETYEHNKRFLHRVLDEGLMIRRINIRQVMAFEGTEMAETGADIAKAHKQNFNAYKQEVREQIDNPMLKRVAPVGTVLPDVHLEYHQDGRTFGRQLGTYSLLIAVPGERELGQSMDVAITGHGYRSVTGVPHPLDVNEASMDELTAIPGIGDGTAGNIIVDRPHSELDAVAPEAPTEDFFSAD; translated from the coding sequence ATGACCGACCCGGCGACGCTCTCCGTGACGCTTGTCGACGGCTACGTGGACGAGCCGGCCCACTTCGGCGTCCCGCCGTACATCTCGACGTACCCCCGATACACGGCCGGCGCGCTCGTCGACGCCGGCGTCCCCGAATCGCAGATCACCTACCACACCATCGACGAACTCCGCGACGAGAAGTCGAAGTGGCGGGACGTGGAGGACGCCGACCTGTTCATCTACGTCGGCGGGATGACCGTCCCCGGCAGCTACGTCGGCGGCACCCCCGCCGAGCCCGACGAGGTGCGCGAACTCGCGTGGACCGCCGACGGGACGACGCTGATGGGTGGTCCCGTCCGGTTCGGCGTCGGCGAGGAGAACGCCGGCGCACAGGACATGGAGCGTGACGACCTCGACTTCGATTATCTCGCGATGGCCGACGTGGAGGCGGCGGCCTACGACCTCGTCCACGGCGGGCTGGCGGGGTTCGAGGACCGTTACCGCTCGAACGAGGAGTTGGCGCGGTGGGCCGCGGACGGCGCGTTCGTCATCGAGCAACACCCGAACCACCCCGACTACCTCATCTGCGAGATGGAGACCTCCCGGGGCTGTGCCTACCGGTGTTCCTTCTGCACGGAGCCGATGTACGGCGACCCGGCCTTCCGGTCGGTGGACGCCGTGACCGGCGAGGTGGCGGCGCTGTACGACCGCGGTGCGCGCCACTTCCGCCTCGGACGACAGGCCGACATCCTCGCGTACGGCGGCGACGGCGAGGCCCCGAACCCCGACGCCTTACACGACCTCTATGCCGGGATTCGCGAGGTGGCTCCCGACCTGGAGACGCTCCACCTCGACAACATGAACCCCGTCACCATCGTCGATTACCCCGAGCAGTCGCGGGAGGCGATTCGCACCATCGCGAAGTACAACACGGCGGGGGACACCGCGGCGTTTGGACTGGAGTCGGCCGACCCGCTCGTCCAGGAGCAGAACAATCTGCTCGTCACGGCCGACGAGTGTCTCGAAGCCGTTCGCATCGTCAACGAGGAGGGCGGCTGGCGACCCGGCGAGTCCCCCGAAGACGCTCCGTCCTTCGGCGAGGGGTCGGCGAACCGACTGCCGAAGCTGTTGCCGGGCATCAATCTCGTCCACGGGCTGATGGGCGAACGCCCGGAGACGTACGAGCACAACAAGCGGTTCCTCCACCGCGTCCTCGACGAGGGGCTGATGATTCGGCGCATCAACATCCGGCAGGTGATGGCCTTCGAGGGGACGGAGATGGCCGAGACGGGCGCGGACATCGCGAAAGCACACAAGCAGAACTTCAACGCCTACAAACAGGAGGTGCGAGAGCAAATCGACAATCCGATGTTGAAACGGGTCGCGCCCGTCGGCACCGTCCTCCCGGACGTCCACCTCGAATACCACCAGGACGGCCGCACCTTCGGTCGCCAGCTCGGCACGTACTCGCTGCTCATCGCCGTGCCGGGCGAACGGGAACTGGGCCAGTCGATGGACGTGGCGATTACGGGCCACGGCTACCGGTCGGTGACGGGCGTCCCCCATCCGCTCGACGTGAACGAGGCGTCGATGGACGAACTGACGGCGATTCCGGGTATCGGGGACGGCACCGCGGGCAATATCATCGTGGACCGGCCACACTCGGAACTCGACGCCGTCGCGCCGGAGGCTCCGACCGAGGACTTCTTCAGCGCCGACTGA
- a CDS encoding LabA-like NYN domain-containing protein — protein MPPLHEAQRVAVLADSQNLYHSSHSLYSRNIDYETLLDTVVADRELVRAIAYVIRADSPNEEEFFEAIEEIGFEPKIKDIKTFADGSKKADWDVGISLDAVTLGDHVDVVALCSGDGDFSRLCSHLRHQGVRVEVFSFGNSAADELLDAADSFVDMSEEKERFLL, from the coding sequence ATGCCGCCACTACATGAAGCGCAGCGCGTCGCCGTGTTGGCCGACTCACAGAACCTCTATCACTCCTCGCACAGCCTCTATTCGCGCAATATCGACTACGAGACGCTGCTGGACACCGTAGTCGCCGACCGCGAACTCGTGCGCGCCATCGCGTACGTCATCCGCGCGGACTCCCCCAACGAAGAGGAGTTCTTCGAGGCGATCGAGGAGATCGGCTTCGAGCCGAAAATCAAGGACATCAAGACGTTCGCCGACGGCTCCAAGAAGGCCGACTGGGACGTGGGTATCTCGCTCGACGCCGTCACGCTGGGCGACCACGTCGACGTGGTCGCGCTCTGTTCCGGCGACGGGGACTTCTCGCGGCTCTGCTCGCATCTCCGCCATCAGGGCGTCCGCGTCGAGGTGTTCTCGTTCGGGAACTCCGCGGCCGACGAACTGCTCGATGCCGCGGACTCGTTTGTCGACATGAGCGAGGAGAAAGAGCGGTTTCTGCTGTAG
- the purB gene encoding adenylosuccinate lyase yields MTGRSSLAAVSPLDGRYARYTEPLVPYASEQALIRARVRVEVEYLAALADTVEEFDLTDEERDRLRDCYESFDEDDAAVVKQLETEGWKGYSATNHDVKAVEYFVREHAPESAHPFIHFGLTSEDVNNLAQRLLVKPAVEDVLAPKLRELRDTLTEMARANRDVAMLAHTHGQPATPTTFGKELAVYAARLGRSIAELDRAAANLTGKLAGASGTYAAHQVAYPDIDWPAFSESFVASLGLSHRALSTQVNPCDDLQSVFDALRNANNVLLDMDRDIWLYVSKRYLGQDTVAGETGSSTMPHKVNPIDFENSEGNLSKANSDLVFLGDYVTTSRLQRDLSDSTVKRNIGAAFAHCLIGYEKASRGLAKVTPNEQVMSEELESTPEIIGEAVQTILRREGHDDAYERVKELTRGQRVTLDDFRALFDDLDVSESVRAELHAIAPTNYVGVAADLVDDIDR; encoded by the coding sequence ATGACAGGTCGTTCGTCGCTCGCCGCCGTCTCGCCGCTCGATGGTCGGTACGCCCGCTACACGGAGCCGTTGGTCCCCTACGCGAGCGAGCAGGCGCTCATCCGCGCCCGCGTCCGCGTCGAGGTCGAGTATCTCGCGGCGCTCGCCGACACCGTCGAGGAGTTCGACCTCACGGACGAGGAGCGCGACCGCCTCCGCGACTGCTACGAGTCGTTCGACGAGGACGACGCCGCGGTCGTCAAGCAGTTGGAGACGGAGGGATGGAAGGGGTACTCGGCGACCAACCACGACGTGAAGGCAGTCGAGTACTTCGTCCGCGAGCACGCCCCGGAGTCCGCCCACCCGTTCATCCACTTCGGACTGACCAGCGAGGACGTGAACAACCTCGCTCAGCGACTGCTCGTGAAGCCGGCAGTCGAGGACGTGCTCGCCCCGAAGCTCCGGGAGCTTCGCGACACGCTGACCGAGATGGCACGGGCGAATCGCGACGTGGCGATGTTGGCTCACACCCACGGCCAGCCCGCGACGCCGACGACGTTCGGGAAGGAACTCGCCGTCTACGCCGCCAGACTCGGGCGCTCGATTGCCGAACTCGACCGCGCCGCCGCGAACCTCACGGGAAAGCTCGCCGGCGCGTCGGGGACGTACGCCGCCCACCAGGTCGCCTACCCCGATATCGACTGGCCGGCGTTTTCCGAGTCGTTCGTCGCCTCGCTCGGGCTCTCCCACCGGGCGCTCTCCACGCAGGTGAACCCCTGTGATGACCTCCAGTCCGTCTTCGACGCGCTTCGGAACGCGAACAACGTCCTGCTCGACATGGACCGCGACATCTGGCTGTACGTCTCGAAGCGCTATCTCGGCCAGGACACCGTCGCCGGCGAGACCGGCTCCTCCACGATGCCACACAAGGTGAACCCCATCGACTTCGAGAACAGCGAAGGGAACCTCTCGAAGGCGAACTCCGACCTCGTCTTCCTCGGCGACTACGTGACGACGTCGCGACTCCAGCGTGACCTCTCCGATTCGACGGTGAAGCGAAACATCGGCGCGGCCTTCGCCCACTGTCTCATCGGCTACGAGAAGGCGAGCCGGGGGCTGGCGAAGGTGACGCCCAACGAGCAGGTGATGTCCGAAGAACTCGAATCGACGCCGGAAATCATCGGCGAGGCCGTCCAGACGATTCTGCGGCGCGAGGGCCACGACGACGCCTACGAGCGGGTGAAGGAGCTGACCCGCGGACAGCGCGTCACGCTCGATGACTTCCGGGCGCTGTTCGACGACCTCGACGTGAGCGAGTCGGTCCGCGCGGAGCTTCACGCGATAGCGCCGACGAACTACGTCGGCGTCGCGGCCGACCTCGTGGACGACATCGACCGGTGA
- the purH gene encoding bifunctional phosphoribosylaminoimidazolecarboxamide formyltransferase/IMP cyclohydrolase — protein MNVAGMLSNRGRNLLHIADTVTEVDFSVVVSNDADAPGLDGASERSIPTEVVERGADESREAHERRVLDALDGYEFDLLLLDGYMRVLTESFLDSVPTTLNVHPSLLPAFDGFDAHEQVLDSGVRMTGCTVHVVDETVDGGPIVTQEPIPVFEDDDEDSLKTRVLYEGEFKAYPRVVRWFANDRVTVEDGDVTVEGDDGGEFPERRVVAEEFAADLRYGENPHQDAALYADRAVEEANVVTAPQLNEGAKALSYNNYNDADAALGLIKEFDEPAAAVIKHTNPAGCATADTLAEAYADALATDPMSAFGGIVALNRECDAATAEQVVDSFKEVVVAPRYTDAALDVLFEKDNLRVLAVGDLDREGTGPSLTEKPLVGGRLVQERDTWAPEREDLEFVTEREPTDEEVETMLFAWRVLKHVKSNGILFADGTETVGVGMGQVSRVDAVRLAGMKADEHAEGKGSEGAVMASDAFFPFPDGIEEAADAGIEAVIQPGGSVNDEDVIEAANEHGMAMAFTGNRTFRHQ, from the coding sequence ATGAACGTCGCAGGCATGCTGTCGAACCGCGGGCGGAACCTCCTCCACATCGCCGACACCGTCACCGAGGTCGACTTCTCCGTCGTCGTGAGCAACGACGCCGACGCGCCGGGACTCGACGGCGCGAGCGAGCGCTCGATTCCGACCGAGGTCGTCGAACGCGGCGCGGACGAATCACGCGAGGCGCACGAACGCCGGGTGCTCGACGCGCTCGACGGCTACGAGTTCGACTTGCTGCTCCTCGACGGCTACATGCGCGTGCTCACCGAGTCGTTCCTCGATTCGGTCCCGACGACGCTGAACGTCCACCCGAGTCTGCTCCCCGCCTTCGACGGCTTCGACGCCCACGAGCAGGTGCTCGATTCGGGCGTCCGGATGACCGGCTGTACGGTCCACGTCGTCGACGAGACGGTCGACGGCGGGCCGATCGTCACCCAGGAGCCGATACCGGTCTTCGAGGACGACGACGAGGACAGTCTGAAAACGCGCGTCCTCTACGAGGGCGAGTTCAAGGCGTATCCCCGCGTCGTCCGGTGGTTCGCGAACGACCGCGTCACCGTTGAAGACGGCGATGTGACGGTTGAGGGCGACGACGGCGGGGAGTTTCCCGAACGCCGGGTCGTCGCCGAGGAGTTCGCCGCCGACCTCCGCTACGGCGAGAACCCACATCAGGACGCCGCGCTGTACGCCGACCGCGCTGTCGAGGAGGCGAACGTCGTCACCGCGCCACAGCTGAACGAGGGTGCGAAGGCGCTGTCGTACAACAACTACAACGACGCCGACGCCGCCCTCGGACTAATCAAGGAGTTCGACGAACCGGCGGCCGCGGTCATCAAACACACCAATCCGGCCGGGTGTGCGACGGCCGACACGCTCGCGGAGGCGTACGCCGACGCGCTCGCGACCGACCCGATGAGCGCCTTCGGCGGTATCGTCGCCCTGAATCGTGAGTGTGACGCCGCGACCGCAGAGCAGGTCGTCGACTCGTTCAAGGAGGTCGTCGTCGCGCCCCGCTACACCGACGCCGCCCTCGACGTGCTCTTCGAGAAGGACAATCTCCGCGTGCTCGCCGTCGGCGACCTCGACCGCGAGGGAACCGGCCCCTCGCTCACCGAGAAGCCGCTCGTCGGTGGCCGACTCGTACAGGAGCGCGACACGTGGGCTCCCGAGCGCGAGGACTTGGAGTTCGTCACCGAACGCGAGCCGACCGACGAGGAGGTCGAGACGATGCTGTTCGCGTGGCGCGTGCTCAAACACGTCAAGTCGAACGGTATCCTGTTTGCCGACGGCACCGAGACGGTCGGCGTCGGGATGGGACAGGTGTCGCGCGTCGACGCGGTCCGACTCGCCGGCATGAAGGCCGACGAACACGCCGAAGGGAAAGGCTCCGAGGGTGCGGTGATGGCGTCTGACGCGTTCTTCCCGTTCCCGGACGGCATCGAGGAGGCTGCCGATGCAGGCATTGAGGCGGTCATCCAGCCCGGCGGCTCAGTCAACGATGAAGACGTTATCGAGGCCGCCAACGAACACGGGATGGCGATGGCGTTCACCGGCAACCGAACCTTCCGTCACCAGTAG